In the genome of Phycisphaerales bacterium, the window TTCCGCTGGGTGCCAGAGAGCAACATCGCCGCCACCGAGCGGCCGCCGCACGCCATCATGCTGGAGCGCGAGGCGTGGAGCGTGTGGCTGGGCGTGCCCGAAAAGGCCATCATGGTCAACGAAGACGGCCAGCCCGAGGTGGTGGCCGAAGGGCCCGAGGCCGTCAGGGCCTTCATCGAGGAGAATCACGACCAGGCGCGGGCCCGCTACCACGAGATCGAAGAACTGAAGAAGCACGGTCTTGGGGGCATCAACAAGCGAATCGAGGCGCTCCGCCTGAACGTGCGCGAAGCCGAGATCGCCGCGGCTCGCGAAGTTCGCCCCGGCCAGTCGTGGGGCATTGCCTTGTTTGCCGGGGTGTCGGCCCTGGGCGTGGGGGCCCTCGTGTTTGCCTGGTGGGTGGCCAGGGATCGCAGTAGCGATGACGCGCCGCGACTGGGCGGACCGAGCAAGCCCGTGCGGCTCGTGCGGATGTCGGCGGTGGTGCTCGGGCTGTCGCTGCTGCTGGCCTCGTGGCTGCATGCGCCCTGGCAGAACCGGGCGATCTCCGACGAGCGCCTGGGGGAGATCCGGGCGGCGGCCGCCGAGCGAGAAGCCGATCTCCAGGCCCGCTACGACCAGGTGCTGGCGCGCATCGGTGAACTCGAAGCCCAGGACGAGCGGCTGCGCCTGGAAGTGGTCGACCCGCTCTCGGGCCGGTTCGCGCCCGCCCGCCAGATCGAGCCGGACAACCCGATGCGCCTTTCGCAGATCGTGCGCGTGGTGAACACCAACGACATGGACCTGGGCGACAAGTTCGGCGTGTTCCTGTCGCGCTGGTGGGAGTTCCTGGCCCACCCGCCGCGCGAGGCCAACACCGAGGGGGGCGTGTTCCCGGTCATCGTGGGCACCGTCATGCTCACGCTGCTGCTGACCATCACCGTCACGCCGCTGGGCGTCATCGCGGCGCTGTACCTGCGGGAGTACGCACCGCAGGGCGTGGTTACCAGCACCATCCGCATCGCGGTGAACAACCTCGCCGGCGTGCCGAGCATCGTGTACGGCGTGTTCGGCCTGGGCTTCTTCTGCTATACCGTGGGCAAGTACGTCGACGTGGGCAGCGATCCCTCGCTGCGCCTGCCCGCGCCGTGGTGGTGGGTGGTGCTGGGCGGCACCGTCGTCGCGCTGGTCGCGGCCTACGCCGCGGCGGTGTGGTCAAAGCCCATCCCGGGCAAGGAAGAATCGCCGCGCAACAAGGCGTTGAAGTGGACCTCGCGGATCCTGTGGCTGTCGGTCTTCATCTCGGCGGCCGTTCTGGTCGTCCGCACGCCCTACTTCACGGGCTTCTTCGAGGCGCGAGCCGCCGACGGATCGCCGACCTTTGGCGCCCGCGGCATGCTGTGGGCGGCCCTGACGCTCGCGCTGCTGACCCTGCCGGTGGTCATCGTCTCGACCGAAGAGGCCATCGCCTCGGTGCCCAACTCGATGCGCGAGGGCAGCTACGGGTGCGGCGCCAGCAAGTGGCAGACCATGCGCCGCATCGTGCTGCCCGGGGCAATGCCCGGCATCCTGACCGGGGCCATCCTGGCCATGGCGCGCGGGGCGGGCGAGGTGGCGCCGCTCATGCTCGTGGGCGCGGTCAAGCTCAACGAGGACCTGCCCATCAGCACCAACGCCCCGTTCCTGCACCTGGACCGCAGCTTCATGCACCTGGGCTTCCACATCTACGACCTGGGCTTCCAGAGCCCCGACTCCCAGGCCGCCCGGCCCCTGGTGTGGACCACCACGCTGCTGCTGCTCACCATCGTCGTCAGCCTGAACCTCGTCGCCATCATCATCCGGGCCCGCCTGCGGGCTCGCCTGAGCGGATCCACGGTGTAACCATGCCCTACGCTAACGCCTCGATATCCACGCCCGCCGCCGAATCCACGCAGAAGGCCCCGGCCAGGAGCCAGGGCATGCCCTCCATGGCTGATCAAGACCAGAACCAACCCGCCGCCTCGGGCGCCTACCGCGTGATCGAAGCGATCCGGCGGGGCGACTCGGTCGACCCCGCGCTGCACCCGGAGATGGAGGACCTCGAGGGCGTCATCGACATCGACGCCTTCAACCTCTATTACGGCCAGACGCGCGCCCTCTTCGACGTCTCGATGGCCATCCCCAAGGGCAAGGTCACGGCCCTCATCGGCCCCTCGGGCTGCGGCAAGAGCACGCTGCTGCGCTCCATCAACCGCATGAACGACCTGATCGCCGGGGTTCGCGTCGAGGGCAACATGACCCTCAGCGGCTCGCCCATCTACGCGCCCCACGTGGACGTCATCGGCCTGCGCAAGCGCCTGGGCATGGTCTTCCAGAAGCCCAACCCCTTCCCCATGTCCATCTACGAGAACGTGGTCTACCCCCTGCGCATCGACGGCGAGAACCGCAAGGCGGTGCTCGACGAGGCCTGCGAACGCGCCCTCCGCTCGGCGGCCATCTGGGACGAGGCCAAGGACCGCCTCAAGCAAAGCGCCTTGGGCATGTCGGGCGGCCAGCAGCAGCGCCTGTGCATCGCCCGCGCCGTGGTGGCCGACCCGGAAGTCCTGCTGCTCGACGAGCCGTGTAGTGCTTTGGACCCCATCGCCACGCTGCGCATCGAGGAGCTGATCCAGGAGATCGCCGAGCGCTACACGGTGCTCATCGTGACGCACAACATGCAGCAGGCCATGCGCGTGAGCGACTACACGGCGTTCATGTACCTGGGCCGCCTGGTCGAGTACGGCCCCACCAGCGGCATCTTCCGCCGGCCGATATTGACCGAGACCGAGGAGTACGTCACCGGCCGGTTCGGCTGATCTTGAGGCGCTCGCGGACTCGCTTGACGGCCTGACGGCCGGGCCCTTCCGGGCCGCGCCCTGCGCCGCGGACGGCTTGGGCGAGTGTCTCGGCCAGAGACGCTCGTACGGATCGTCGGTCCCCCCTTTCGGATCGCGAGCCCGGGCCCCCGGGGAGCCGGGGCGCGCGACGGGGCTGGCAGCCCCCGCGTGCGGCCTGCCGGGGCTCGCGCGAGGGCTGGCTCCCCCATCGCGCGGACTCCCGGCACTCGCGCGCGGGCCGGCAATACTCGCGCGAGGGCCGGGAGAACTCGCGCGAGGGCTGGCGGAACTCGCGCGAGAACCGCCAGCCCTCGCGCGCGGATTGCCAATACTCGCGCGAGTCCTGGCAATCCGCGCCCATGGATCCGGACCTTGGGGTCTCTGGCGCGGGCGCCAGGGGGGCTAACTCGAACATTGACCAGAAAAAAAGTCTCGGCTTTGTTTGGAGCGGGGGTTGGTTGGTGATTGATTGGATCGTGGTCGGGTGACCGTGGCTCTCGGACGATGCGAGAGGGTGCCCACGGAGATCCGCAACACACGGGGTCCGTAAACGGTACAACCTCCTATGAACAGGTCATTTGCTCGTCGTGCCACTGGCATATCCATACTCGCGTGCGGAGGTTGGACGGCCGCCCACGCCCAGGTCCCCGAGCCATGCGAGCCGCAGCGGCTGGTCGCACCCACGACCGTCACCCCCTTCTCGTTTGGCAGCGAGATTGTCACGAACGGCGACTACTGGTTCGTTGCAGACCGCAGCGCGGGCACGGTGTGCAGCGGCCCACCGCTTGAATGCGGCACCGGTGCCGTGTTTGTGTACCAAGAGATCGATGGATCGCTCGAACATGTGCAGACAATCGTGCCCCCCGACGTGCGGCTCTACGACAATTTCGGCGTTGGCATGGACGTCGATGGTGACCGCCTCATCGTGGGCAGTATGGGTGCCGAGTGGCCGGGCACGGGCGTTCGGCAGGGCATCTCGTACATATATGAACTCCAAGGTGGCCTGTGGGTCGAGACCGGCAGACTGCGACCACCGGCCGAGGTAAGCGAAGCCTTCGGCAGAGACGTGTACCTGTCTGGCGACGTCGCCTTGGTTGCCTCACGACGTCCCCGGAGCGTCTATCGCTACGAGCTCGTGGATGGCCAGTGGATCCAGCAGGAAACGCTTTCGCCGCCCGACCCGCATGGGCAACGAGAGTGCTTCGGCTGCACCGGGATGGCGTTTGACGAGTGGTTCTTTATCGCGACGTTTCTCGATGGCACGGTGAGCGACGGCGCCGGTTCGGTGTACGCCTACCGCAAGCGACCCGACAATACGCTTGAGTTCATCCAGAAGATCGAGTCGGCCGGTACTGGCGGCTTTGGCCACGGCATCGACTACGACGGCCAGACGCTCGCCATCGGGGCCATGTACACGCACCGAGACGTTCTGTACCAAGGCGTCGTCCAAACCTATCTATTCGACGGCACGCAATGGGTTCTCGAGCAGGAGATGACCCACGACGACCCGATCGAGCCTTCGGTGTTTGGCATCTCTGTGAGCGTTAAGGGCGACACGCTGCTTGCGACTGAAACCGCCACTCGGACCGGTACGGTCCAGGGCCGCGTCGTTCGCTTCGAGCGGCGGCCGGGCGTTGGCTGGCAGGAGGTGGGGGACCTCGTAGCCGCCCCGCCCGTGTACGCACGGGACTTCGGCGAGCCGGTTGTCATGCATGACGGCAGGGTCCTCGCCGGCGCGCCCGAGGAGATCGACGCCTCCGGCTCGCTTATCGGCGCCGCCTACTTCTTCGACCTTGCCTGCACCGACTGCCCGGCTGACCTCGATGCCGACGGCGCCCTCACAAACTTCGACTTCCTGACCTACCTCAACCTCTTCCAGGACGGCGACGCGCTGGCCGACTTCGACGGCGACGGGGAGCTGACGATCTTCGACTTCCTGGCGTTCCAGGACGCGTTCCAGGCGGGGTGCTGAAGAGAGGCACGGAGGCACGAAGGGTCAGACATCCGGCCCTTCGTGCCTTTGTACCTTCGTGCCTTCGCCCCCCGAATACCCGCGTTCGCCTTCCGGTTGGAACCTGGTCGATGTCGGCCAGAAGGTCCAAAGAACGAATCCGGTTGGGCCGATTGGATAGACTTGAACGATTGGAGCCGGGGCTCGGCCTCGCGGTGTTTGGCGCGGGGTGGGGGCCCCGGAAGAGCTTGGACTTTGAGGGTACACCCTATGTCCGATGGACCCCGTGCCGTCCCCGCCTCGGTGAACGGCTGGAACGCGAAGTTCCTCGATCAGGCCTACGCGAGCTACCTCGAGAACCCCGAGTCGGTCGCCCCCGACGTGCGGGCCTTCTTCCAGGGCTTCGAGCTCGGCGGCGGCAGCGGCGCGCCCACCAGCGGCGCCGGGGCCGGCGGCGACAGCGACTTCCACGCCAAGGTCGACGACCTCGTCTTTGCTTATCGAGACATGGGCCACCTGGCCGCGAAGCTGGACCCCTTCGGCCGGCCGAACGAACCGGTGGCGTGCCTGGACCTGGCCGAGCACGGGCTGAGCGAGTCCGATCTCGGCAAACAGATCAACGCCGACCGGCTGGGGATGGAGGGCCCGCTGACGCTGGGCGAGGCCATCGAGCGGCTCGAGAAGACCTATTGCTCGTCGATCGGCGCCGAGATCATGCACGTGCCCAGCCGGGCCGAGCGTGCCTGGCTCATCGAGCGGTGCGAGCGGCACGGCGGGTCGATCGCCTTCGACGCCGGCCGGCGCGTGCACATCCTGCGGCAGCTGCTGCAGAGCGAGATGTTCGAGAAGTTCCTGGGCCGGCGCTATCCCGGCGACAAGCGCTTCAGCCTGGAGGGAAGCGAGACGCTGATCCCGCTGGTCAACGGCGTGCTGGAGCACTACAGCGAGCACGCGGTTGAGGAGGTGGTCATCGGCATGGCCCACCGCGGCCGGCTGAACGTGCTCAACAACGTGCTGGGCAAGAGCTACGAGCAGATCTTCACCGAGTTCGAGGACACCTGGGAAGAGGACTACACCCAGGGCGGCGGCGACGTGAAGTACCACCGCGGCTACTCGAGCGAGCGACGCTTCCCCAACGGTCGCGCCCTGCACGTGGCGCTCAGCAGCAACCCCAGCCACCTCGAGGCCGTGGGCCCGGTGGTGCAGGGCCGCACGCGGGCCAAGCAGCGCCACCGCGGGGACAAGGACCGCGTGCGCGTGGCGCCCGTGGTGATCCACGGCGACGCGGCGGTGATCGGCCAGGGCGTGGTGGCCGAGACGCTGAACTTCTCGCAGCTGGAGGGCTACGCCACGGGCGGCACGATCCACGTCGTGGTGAACAACCTGATCGGCTTTACGACTTCACCTCGCGATGGCCGCTCGAGCCGCTACTGCACCGACGTGGGCAAGATCGTCGGCGCGCCCGTGCTGCACGTGAACGGTGAGGATCCGGACGCCTGCGTGATGGCGGCCCTGCTGGCCGTCGAGTACCGCCAGACGTTCAAGAAGGACATCTTCATCGACATGCAGTGCTACCGGCGCTTCGGCCACAACGAGCAGGACGAGGCCAGCTTCACCCAGCCGGTGCTGTACGGCCTGATCAAGAAGAAGAAGAGCGTGCTGAGCGCCTACGCCCAACGTCTGCTGGACGACGGGGTGATCACCGACAAGGACATGGAGCAGATCCGCCAGCAGCTCGACGCGGCGCTCGAGCAGGCCCAGGAGGCGGCCAGGCAGTCGCCCTACGACCCGACGATCGACCCCGGCAGCGCCCGGTGGGTGGGCATGACCCACAAGTACAGCTTCGAGGAGAAGTCCACGGCCGTCGCGATGGACACGCTGAAGGAAGTCTGCGACGCGCTGGGCACCGTGCCCGAGGACTTCAGCGTCCACCGCAAGCTCAAGAAGCTGCTGTCCGAGCGCAAGAACCTGCCCGAGAGCGGCGACATCAGCTACGCCGACGCCGAGAGCCTGGCGTATGGCACGCTGCTGCTGGAGGGCGTGCCGGTCCGCCTGAGCGGGCAGGACAGCCGCCGCGGCACGTTCAGCCACCGCCACGCCGTGCTGGTCGACAGCGAGACGGCCCAGAGCTACATGCCGCTGAACCACATCCGCGCCGTCGGCGAGCCGGGCACGGGCCTGGAGCCCCTGCAGCCCGGACCCGACGGCCGGCTGGCGCAGGCGAAGTTCTGCGTGTACGACAGCCCGCTGAGCGAGTTCAGCGTGATGGGCTTCGAGTATGGCTACGCCCTGAGCGACCCCAACATGCTGGTGGTGTGGGAGGCCCAGTTCGGCGACTTCGTCAACGGTGCCCAGGTCATCATCGATCAGTTCCTGACCAGCGCCGAGCTCAAGTGGGATCGCTGGAGCGGGCTGGTGCTGCTGCTGCCCCATGGCTACGAGGGCCAGGGCCCCGAGCACTCCTCGGCACGCCTGGAGCGCTTCCTCAAGGCCTGCGCCGACGACAACATCGAGGTGTGCTATCCCACCACGGCGGCCCAGACGTTCCACATGCTGCGTCGGCAGGTGCGCCGGCCGTTCCGCAAGCCACTGGTCGTGATGACGCCCAAGAGCCTGATCCGGACGCCGACCAGCAAGATCGACGAGCTCACCCGCGGCCGGTTCATGGAGATCCTGGACGATCCACGGTTTGCCGGTGATGCGGCCAGCGACAACGCCAAGGACAACGGCAAGAAGGCCAGGAAGCCCGATCCCGCCGCGGTGCGCGAGGTGTTGTTGTGCAGCGGCAAGATCTACTGGGAGCTCGCCGAGCGGCGCGAGGCCATCGGTCGCGAGGACGTGGCGATCGTCCGCGTCGAGCAGTTGTATCCGCTGCACAACGACCTGCTCCGCAGCGTGCTGGGCCGGTACGCCAAGGCCGAGCGTGTCACCTGGGTCCAGGAAGAGCCTCGGAACATGGGCGCGTACCACTTCATCGCCGACAAGCTGCGCCAGAACCTGGGCGATCTGCTGCCCGATGGCGACGTGCGGTACATCGGTCGCAAGGCCAGCGCCAGCCCCGCAACGGGCAGCAAG includes:
- a CDS encoding ABC transporter permease subunit; the encoded protein is MSDQRTDTTGQPQDFGGVPARPMPGGGAVPTNKPAPMGRRATPPSALGEPMIWLTGAALVVSLVMIVGLVAMIVTQGLTTFWPRPIERVTLSDGSVFLGVPTDTQGDPPSTLYRTGNRDIGSEPFRWVPESNIAATERPPHAIMLEREAWSVWLGVPEKAIMVNEDGQPEVVAEGPEAVRAFIEENHDQARARYHEIEELKKHGLGGINKRIEALRLNVREAEIAAAREVRPGQSWGIALFAGVSALGVGALVFAWWVARDRSSDDAPRLGGPSKPVRLVRMSAVVLGLSLLLASWLHAPWQNRAISDERLGEIRAAAAEREADLQARYDQVLARIGELEAQDERLRLEVVDPLSGRFAPARQIEPDNPMRLSQIVRVVNTNDMDLGDKFGVFLSRWWEFLAHPPREANTEGGVFPVIVGTVMLTLLLTITVTPLGVIAALYLREYAPQGVVTSTIRIAVNNLAGVPSIVYGVFGLGFFCYTVGKYVDVGSDPSLRLPAPWWWVVLGGTVVALVAAYAAAVWSKPIPGKEESPRNKALKWTSRILWLSVFISAAVLVVRTPYFTGFFEARAADGSPTFGARGMLWAALTLALLTLPVVIVSTEEAIASVPNSMREGSYGCGASKWQTMRRIVLPGAMPGILTGAILAMARGAGEVAPLMLVGAVKLNEDLPISTNAPFLHLDRSFMHLGFHIYDLGFQSPDSQAARPLVWTTTLLLLTIVVSLNLVAIIIRARLRARLSGSTV
- the pstB gene encoding phosphate ABC transporter ATP-binding protein PstB translates to MEDLEGVIDIDAFNLYYGQTRALFDVSMAIPKGKVTALIGPSGCGKSTLLRSINRMNDLIAGVRVEGNMTLSGSPIYAPHVDVIGLRKRLGMVFQKPNPFPMSIYENVVYPLRIDGENRKAVLDEACERALRSAAIWDEAKDRLKQSALGMSGGQQQRLCIARAVVADPEVLLLDEPCSALDPIATLRIEELIQEIAERYTVLIVTHNMQQAMRVSDYTAFMYLGRLVEYGPTSGIFRRPILTETEEYVTGRFG
- a CDS encoding GC-type dockerin domain-anchored protein, whose product is MNRSFARRATGISILACGGWTAAHAQVPEPCEPQRLVAPTTVTPFSFGSEIVTNGDYWFVADRSAGTVCSGPPLECGTGAVFVYQEIDGSLEHVQTIVPPDVRLYDNFGVGMDVDGDRLIVGSMGAEWPGTGVRQGISYIYELQGGLWVETGRLRPPAEVSEAFGRDVYLSGDVALVASRRPRSVYRYELVDGQWIQQETLSPPDPHGQRECFGCTGMAFDEWFFIATFLDGTVSDGAGSVYAYRKRPDNTLEFIQKIESAGTGGFGHGIDYDGQTLAIGAMYTHRDVLYQGVVQTYLFDGTQWVLEQEMTHDDPIEPSVFGISVSVKGDTLLATETATRTGTVQGRVVRFERRPGVGWQEVGDLVAAPPVYARDFGEPVVMHDGRVLAGAPEEIDASGSLIGAAYFFDLACTDCPADLDADGALTNFDFLTYLNLFQDGDALADFDGDGELTIFDFLAFQDAFQAGC
- a CDS encoding 2-oxoglutarate dehydrogenase E1 component, with protein sequence MSDGPRAVPASVNGWNAKFLDQAYASYLENPESVAPDVRAFFQGFELGGGSGAPTSGAGAGGDSDFHAKVDDLVFAYRDMGHLAAKLDPFGRPNEPVACLDLAEHGLSESDLGKQINADRLGMEGPLTLGEAIERLEKTYCSSIGAEIMHVPSRAERAWLIERCERHGGSIAFDAGRRVHILRQLLQSEMFEKFLGRRYPGDKRFSLEGSETLIPLVNGVLEHYSEHAVEEVVIGMAHRGRLNVLNNVLGKSYEQIFTEFEDTWEEDYTQGGGDVKYHRGYSSERRFPNGRALHVALSSNPSHLEAVGPVVQGRTRAKQRHRGDKDRVRVAPVVIHGDAAVIGQGVVAETLNFSQLEGYATGGTIHVVVNNLIGFTTSPRDGRSSRYCTDVGKIVGAPVLHVNGEDPDACVMAALLAVEYRQTFKKDIFIDMQCYRRFGHNEQDEASFTQPVLYGLIKKKKSVLSAYAQRLLDDGVITDKDMEQIRQQLDAALEQAQEAARQSPYDPTIDPGSARWVGMTHKYSFEEKSTAVAMDTLKEVCDALGTVPEDFSVHRKLKKLLSERKNLPESGDISYADAESLAYGTLLLEGVPVRLSGQDSRRGTFSHRHAVLVDSETAQSYMPLNHIRAVGEPGTGLEPLQPGPDGRLAQAKFCVYDSPLSEFSVMGFEYGYALSDPNMLVVWEAQFGDFVNGAQVIIDQFLTSAELKWDRWSGLVLLLPHGYEGQGPEHSSARLERFLKACADDNIEVCYPTTAAQTFHMLRRQVRRPFRKPLVVMTPKSLIRTPTSKIDELTRGRFMEILDDPRFAGDAASDNAKDNGKKARKPDPAAVREVLLCSGKIYWELAERREAIGREDVAIVRVEQLYPLHNDLLRSVLGRYAKAERVTWVQEEPRNMGAYHFIADKLRQNLGDLLPDGDVRYIGRKASASPATGSKRRHKAEQEQLIAEAIGPLDKDDEGQANKQGPKLVRASA